Proteins found in one Acipenser ruthenus chromosome 18, fAciRut3.2 maternal haplotype, whole genome shotgun sequence genomic segment:
- the LOC131698694 gene encoding C-C chemokine receptor type 3-like: MYLSNSSSSSSPGADLWHNCSSLQDLTLPQMMGNNCPSIDGFATLLFPALYFLFFPLGVLTNLLNVWVCVRRGAQPWSISTIGVLSLALSDLAFLLCMPLWGVYLLEGYRWTMGRPLCLVMNVLYYTGLTSSTMFICAISSDRFLAIVFPLRSRQVRTLRNAALVSLMIWSLTGVLVYLSFPNFLYWERPDGGQYCGVLLLAQVSPSQAPYNLLSYYSVQVAIPLAIVLPCYVTIVERMLRSRRRWRAAGQGGPARARDKTVRLITLIITNFLVCWVPGQLLQVVACVLFLTLETCENECSLNRVAMLLLEVSQVLSVLNSCLEPLIFQLQQGLWQKLRAQGGRAVARLRSWRSGRGQSGGPPPPPVELISVIHSSKHCRRCPGSAPPASVLYQGDQISKAQDRDTDSK; the protein is encoded by the coding sequence ATGTATCTCTCcaattcctcctcctcctcctccccgggAGCTGATCTGTGGCACAACTGCAGCTCCCTGCAGGACCTCACCCTGCCCCAGATGATGGGCAACAACTGCCCCTCCATCGACGGCTTTGCCACCTTGCTCTTCCCCGCCCTGTACTTCCTCTTCTTCCCTCTGGGGGTGCTGACCAATCTGCTGaacgtgtgggtgtgtgtgcggcGCGGCGCCCAGCCCTGGAGCATCTCCACCATCGGGGTGCTGAGCCTGGCCCTCTCTGACCTGGCCTTCCTGCTGTGCATGCCCCTCTGGGGGGTCTACCTGCTGGAGGGTTACCGCTGGACCATGGGCCGCCCGCTGTGCCTGGTCATGAACGTCCTGTATTACACGGGCCTCACCTCCAGCACCATGTTCATCTGCGCCATCAGCTCCGACCGCTTCCTGGCCATTGTGTTCCCGCTGCGCAGCCGGCAGGTCCGCACCCTGAGGAACGCAGCGCTGGTGTCCCTGATGATCTGGAGCCTCACTGGCGTCCTCGTCTACCTGAGCTTCCCCAACTTCCTCTACTGGGAGCGTCCGGACGGGGGGCAGTACTGCGGGGTGCTCCTGCTGGCCCAGGTCTCTCCCTCCCAGGCCCCCTACAACCTGCTCTCCTACTACTCCGTGCAAGTGGCCATCCCGCTGGCCATCGTCCTGCCCTGCTACGTGACCATCGTGGAGAGGATGCTGCGGTCCCGCAGGCGCTGGAGGGCAGCCGGCCAGGGTGGGCCAGCCAGGGCCCGGGACAAGACGGTGCGGCTCATCACCTTGATCATCACCAACTTCCTGGTGTGCTGGGTGCCGGGGCAACTGCTGCAGGTGGTGGCCTGCGTCCTCTTCCTGACGCTGGAGACCTGTGAGAACGAATGCTCGCTGAACAGGGTCGCCATGCTGCTGCTGGAGGTCTCCCAGGTGCTCTCCGTGCTCAACTCGTGCCTCGAACCGCTCATCTTCCAGCTGCAGCAGGGGCTGTGGCAGAAGCTCCGGGCCCAGGGAGGCAGGGCTGTGGCCAGGCTGCGGAGCTGGAGGAGCGGCAGGGGGCAGAGCGGAGGACCACCGCCCCCTCCTGTGGAGCTCATCAGCGTGATCCACTCCTCCAAACACTGTCGCCGCTGCCCTGGATCAGCTCCACCCGCGTCTGTGCTATATCAGGGTGACCAGATTTCTAAAGCTCAGGACCGGGACACAGACTCAAAATAG